The following coding sequences lie in one Glycine max cultivar Williams 82 chromosome 19, Glycine_max_v4.0, whole genome shotgun sequence genomic window:
- the LOC100784900 gene encoding glutamate synthase [NADH], amyloplastic isoform X5 translates to MVELIHSRFSTNTFPSWDRAQPMRVLGHNGEINTLRGNVNWMKAREGLLKCKELGLSENELKKLLPIVDANSSDSGAFDGVLEFLLHSGKSLPEAVMMMIPEAWQNDKNMDSQRKAFYEYFSALMEPWDGPALISFTDGHYLGATLDRNGLRPGRFYVTHSGRVIMASEVGVVDIPPEDVCRKGRLNPGMMLLVDFVKHTVVNDDALKEQYSLARPYEDWLKRQKIELKDIVNSVHESERVPPPIAGVAPLSNDDADMENMGIHGLLVPLKAFGYTVESLEMLLLPMAKDGVEALGSMGNDTPLAVMSKREKLTFEYFKQMFAQVTNPPIDPIREKIVTSMQCMVGPEGDLTEITEEQCHRLSLKGPLLSTEEMEAIKKMNYRGWRSKVIDITYSKECGKRGLDEALDRMCAEAHDAINEGYTTLVLSDRAFSKKRISVSSLLAVGAVHQHLVKTLERTRVALIVESAEPRKVHHFCTLVGFGADAICPYLAIDAIWRLQVDGKIPPKASGEFHSKDELVKKYFKASNYGMMKVLAKMGISTLASYKGAQIFEALGLSSEVIEKCFAGTPSRVEGATFEMLACDAFQLHELAFPSWVFSPGSAEALALPNPGDYHWRKGGEVHLNDPLAMAKLQEAARTNSVDAYKQYSKLIHELNKACNLRGLLKFKETAVKIPIDEVEPASEIVKRFCTGAMSYGSISLEAHTALAMAMNKIGGKSNTGEGGEQPSRMEPLPDGSMNPKRSAIKQVASGRFGVSSYYLTNADELQIKMAQGAKPGEGGELPGHKVIGDIAVTRNSTSGVGLISPPPHHDIYSIEDLAQLIHDLKNANPAARISVKLVSEAGVGIIASGVVKGHADHVLISGHDGGTGASRWTGIKNAGLPWELGLAETHQTLVANDLRGRTVLQTDGQLKTGRDVAIATLLGAEEFGFSTAPLITLGCIMMRKCHKNTCPVGIATQDPVLREKFAGEPEHVINFFFMVAEEMREIMSQLGFRRVNEMVGRSDMLEVDKEVVKSNEKLENIDLSLLLRPAAELRPEASQYCVQKQDHGLDMALDNKLISLSSAALEKGLPVYIETPIYNVNRAVGTMLSHEVTKLYHLAGLPNDTIHIRFTGSAGQSFGAFLCPGITLELEGDSNDYVGKGLSGGKIVVYPPKESNFDPKENIVIGNVALYGATRGEAYFNGMAAERFCVRNSGAKAVVEGVGDHGCEYMTGGTVVVLGKTGRNFAAGMSGGIAYVLDVDGKFQSRCNLELVDLDKVEEEEDILTLRMLIQQHQRHTNSRLAKEVLDDFENLLPKFIKVFPREYKRVLASMKSEETSKDAVVHAAKHEQDDEAQAVEKDAFEELKKLATASLNEKPSQAESPKRPSQVTGAIKHRGFVSYEREGVQYRDPNVRMTDWKEVMEETKPGPLLKTQSARCMDCGTPFCHQENSGCPLGNKIPEFNELVYQNRWHEALERLLETNNFPEFTGRVCPAPCEGSCVLGIIENPVSIKSIECAIIDKAFEEGWMVPRPPVQRTGKRVAIVGSGPSGLAAADQLNKMGHTVTVYERADRIGGLMMYGVPNMKTDKVDIVQRRVNLMAEEGIDFVVSANVGHDPLYSLDRLREENDAIVLAVGATKPRDLPVPGRELSGVHFAMEFLHANTKSLLDSNLEDGNYISAKGKKVVVIGGGDTGTDCIGTSIRHGCSSVVNLELLPQPPPTRAPGNPWPQWPRIFRVDYGHQEAAAKFGKDPRSYEVLTKRFIGDENGVLKGLEVIRVCWEKDATDKFQFKEIEGSEEIIEADLVLLAMGFLGPESTIAEKLGVDRDNMSNFKAGYGHFSTNVKGVFAAGDCRRGQSLVVWAISEGRQAAAQVDNYLVKEDKDHRNQDGLVKRQQGLYKKQHGSSKHTVMTYRWLL, encoded by the exons AAATCAACACACTCAGAGGCAATGTTAACTg GATGAAGGCACGTGAGGGTCTACTGAAATGCAAGGAGCTTGGTTTATCAGAGAATGAATTAAAGAAGCTTTTGCCGATTGTGGATGCAAATTCATCAGATTCAG GAGCTTTTGATGGTGTGCTTGAGTTTTTGCTTCATTCGGGAAAAAGTCTTCCTGAAGCTGTTATGATGATGATTCCTGAAGCGTGGCAAAATGACAAGAACATGGATTCTCAGCGTAAAGCATTTTATGAATACTTCTCAGCTCTCATGGAGCCATGGGATGGGCCAGCTCTTATATCAT TTACTGATGGTCACTATCTTGGAGCTACATTGGATAGGAATGGACTGCGACCGGGGCGTTTCTATGTCACCCATAGTGGACGGGTTATTATGGCAAGTGAAGTTGGGGTTGTAGACATTCCACCAGAAGATGTGTGTAGGAAAGGAAGACTTAACCCTGGCATGATGCTGTTGGTTGATTTTGTGAAGCATACAGTTGTAAATGATGATGCCTTGAAAGAGCAATACTCTTTGGCAAGACCCTACGAGGATTGGCTCAAAAGGCAGAAAATTGAACTCAAAGACATCGTTAACTCTGTTCATGAATCTGAAAGAGTGCCGCCACCCATAGCAGGAGTGGCTCCA CTATCCAATGATGATGCAGATATGGAAAATATGGGAATTCATGGTTTATTAGTTCCACTGAAAGCTTTTGG ATATACAGTTGAATCATTGGAAATGCTATTACTTCCTATGGCCAAGGATGGTGTAGAAGCCCTTGGGTCAATGGGAAATGATACTCCATTGGCTGTCATGtctaaaagagaaaaactcaCTTTTGAGTATTTCAAGCAaatgtttgctcaagtgacaaACCCTCCTATTGATCCTATTAGAGAGAAAATAGTCACTTCTATGCAATGTATGGTTGGTCCAGAAGGTGATCTTACAGAAATCACTGAGGAGCAATGTCACCGCCTTTCACTAAAAGGTCCCCTTTTATCCACTGAAGAAATGGAagccattaaaaaaatgaattataggGGATGGCGCAGCAAAGTTATAGACATAACTTATTCAAAGGAATGTGGTAAGAGAGGGTTGGACGAAGCCTTGGACAGGATGTGTGCAGAGGCACATGATGCAATTAATGAAGGCTACACCACTCTTGTGCTGTCTGATAGAG CCTTCTCAAAGAAACGCATCTCTGTGAGCTCCCTCCTGGCTGTTGGTGCTGTTCATCAGCATCTAGTTAAAACTCTTGAGCGCACTAGGGTTGCCTTGATAGTTGAATCTGCTGAGCCACGCAAAGTGCATCATTTCTGCACCCTTGTTGGTTTTGGTGCTGATGCTATATGCCCATATTTGGCAATAGATGCAATTTGGCGCCTGCAGGTTGATGGAAAGATACCACCAAAAGCAAGTGGTGAATTCCACTCAAAAGATGAGTTGGTCAAGAAGTATTTCAAAGCAAGCAACTATGGAATGATGAAGGTTCTTGCCAAGATGGGAATATCAACTTTGGCATCATACAAAGGTGCTCAGATTTTTGAAGCTTTGGGTCTTTCATCAGAAGTGATTGAAAAGTGCTTTGCTGGGACTCCAAGTCGAGTTGAGGGTGCAACGTTCGAGATGCTTGCTTGTGATGCTTTTCAACTGCATGAGTTGGCTTTTCCTTCTTGGGTTTTCTCTCCTGGAAGTGCAGAAGCTTTAGCTTTGCCAAATCCTGGGGATTATCACTGGAGAAAAGGTGGTGAAGTTCACCTGAATGATCCCCTTGCTATGGCAAAGCTTCAAGAGGCTGCCAGAACTAACAGTGTAGATGCATATAAACAGTATTCCAAGCTCATTCATGAATTGAACAAGGCTTGCAATTTGCGCGGGCTTCTGAAATTTAAAGAGACAGCAGTTAAGATTCCTATTGATGAAGTGGAGCCTGCTAGTGAAATAGTAAAACGGTTTTGCACTGGGGCCATGAGTTATGGGTCAATATCATTGGAGGCACACACAGCATTAGCAATGGCTATGAATAAAATAGGAGGGAAATCCAACACAG GTGAGGGAGGGGAGCAACCATCTCGTATGGAGCCTCTTCCTGATGGCTCAATGAATCCCAAAAGGAGTGCCATTAAGCAAGTGGCTAGTGGGAGATTTGGAGTTTCAAGTTACTACCTTACAAATGCTGATGAACTGCAGATAAAAATGGCCCAG GGAGCAAAACCAGGTGAGGGAGGTGAACTTCCTGGTCACAAAGTTATAGGAGACATTGCTGTCACTAGGAATTCAACTTCCGGTGTAGGACTTATCAGTCCACCTCCCCATCATGATATTTATTCAATTGAAGATCTTGCCCAACTAATTCATGATCTGAAG aATGCCAACCCGGCTGCTCGGATTAGTGTGAAGTTGGTATCGGAAGCTGGAGTGGGGATAATTGCTAGTGGAGTTGTTAAAGGCCATGCTGACCATGTATTGATTTCAGGTCATGATGGAGGTACTGGGGCTTCCAGATGGACTGGCATAAAGAATGCCGGGCTGCCTTGGGAACTTGGCCTGGCTGAGACCCACCAAACTTTGGTTGCTAATGATCTACGTGGTCGCACAGTCCTCCAAACTGATGGGCAACTGAAAACCGGGAGAGATGTGGCCATAGCCACTCTTCTTGGTGCAGAAGAGTTTGGTTTCAGTACTGCTCCACTCATCACTCTTGGCTGCATCATGATGCGGAAGTGCCACAAGAACACTTGTCCGGTTGGCATTGCTACACAAGATCCAGTACTTAGAGAGAAGTTTGCTGGAGAACCTGAGCATGTTATCAACTTCTTTTTTATGGTGGCAGAGGAAATGAGAGAAATTATGTCCCAGCTTGGGTTTAGAAGAGTTAATGAGATGGTTGGCCGTTCCGATATGCTTGAAGTTGATAAGGAAGTTGTCAAGAGCAACGAGAAACTAGAGAACATTGACCTCTCTCTATTGCTTAGACCTGCAGCTGAACTGCGGCCAGAAGCTTCTCAATACTGTGTGCAAAAACAGGATCATGGTTTGGATATGGCCTTGGATAATAAGCTCATAAGTCTGTCTAGTGCTGCTTTGGAAAAAGGTCTTCCAGTATACATTGAAACTCCAATATATAATGTAAACCGTGCTGTGGGAACTATGCTTAGCCATGAGGTGACTAAACTGTACCACCTAGCTGGTCTTCCAAATGACACCATCCATATTAGATTTACTGGCAGTGCAGGCCAGAGCTTTGGTGCATTCCTCTGTCCTGGTATCACTTTGGAACTTGAAGGTGATAGCAATGACTATGTTGGTAAAGGATTATCTGGTGGCAAGATTGTAGTGTATCCTCCAAAAGAAAGTAACTTTGACCCTAAGGAGAACATTGTCATTGGTAATGTTGCACTGTATGGGGCAACACGTGGGGAAGCTTATTTCAATGGGATGGCAGCAGAAAGATTTTGTGTGCGTAATTCTGGAGCTAAGGCTGTAGTAGAAGGTGTTGGTGATCATGGGTGTGAGTACATGACTGGTGGGACTGTTGTTGTGCTTGGTAAAACTGGTAGAAATTTTGCTGCAGGTATGAGTGGTGGGATTGCTTATGTTCTTGATGTGGATGGAAAATTCCAATCTCGATGCAACTTGGAACTTGTAGATCTAGATAAggttgaagaggaagaggacattCTTACACTTAGAATGTTGATTCAGCAGCATCAACGTCACACAAATAGTCGGCTCGCCAAAGAAGTGCTTGATGATTTTGAGAATCTTCTTCCTAAATTTATCAAGGTGTTCCCTAGGGAGTATAAACGTGTTCTTGCAAGTATGAAGTCTGAGGAAACCTCCAAAGATGCAGTGGTGCATGCTGCTAAACATGAGCAAGATGATGAAGCACAAGCAGTGGAGAAGGATGCTTTTGAAGAGCTTAAGAAACTGGCAACTGCATCATTGAATGAGAAACCGAGTCAg GCTGAATCACCGAAGAGGCCAAGTcaagtcactggtgccattaaACATagaggttttgtttcttatgAGCGAGAGGGTGTTCAGTATAGGGATCCTAATGTTCGCATGACTGATTGGAAGGAAGTGATGGAGGAGACAAAGCCTGGTCCCcttttgaaaacacagtcaGCGCGTTGTATGGACTGTGGTACTCCTTTCTGTCATCAG gAAAACTCTGGATGTCCTCTTGGAAATAAAATACCAGAATTTAATGAGTTAGTATACCAAAATAGGTGGCATGAAGCATTAGAGAGGCTTCTTGAAACAAATAACTTTCCAGAGTTTACTGGTCGGGTGTGCCCAGCACCTTGTGAAGGTTCTTGTGTCCTTGGTATTATTGAGAATCCCGTATCCATTAAAAGCATTGAATGTGCCATCATAGACAAGGCTTTTGAGGAGGGTTGGATGGTGCCACGACCTCCTGTCCAGAGAACTGG GAAAAGAGTAGCCATCGTTGGCAGTGGACCATCTGGCTTGGCAGCTGCTGATCAGCTAAATAAAATGGGTCATACAGTAACCGTGTATGAAAGAGCTGATAGGATAGGAGGGCTTATGATGTATGGGGTTCCCAACATGAAAACCGACAAAGTGGATATAGTTCAACGGCGAGTAAATCTTATGGCTGAGGAGGGAATAGATTTTGTGGTGAGTGCTAATGTTGGACATGATCCTTTGTACTCTCTTGATCGGCTTCGAGAGGAAAACGATGCCATTGTCTTGGCTGTAGGAGCTACAAAACCTAG GGATCTTCCTGTACCTGGTCGGGAGCTTTCAGGAGTTCATTTTGCAATGGAGTTTCTCCATGCAAACACTAAAAGCTTGCTTGATAGCAATCTCGAGGATGGTAACTACATTTCTGCCAAGGGCAAGAAAGTTGTGGTCATTGGTGGGGGTGACACTGGCACAGATTGCATAGGAACGTCCATTCGTCATGGTTGTAGTAGCGTTGTAAATCTTGAACTCCTTCCTCAGCCACCACCAACTAGGGCTCCTGGCAACCCATGGCCTCAG TGGCCTCGCATATTCCGTGTAGATTACGGTCACCAAGAGGCTGCAGCCAAATTTGGCAAAGATCCTAGATCGTATGAGGTATTAACTAAGAGGTTTATCGGAGATGAAAATGGAGTTTTGAAAGGACTTGAAGTGATTCGTGTTTGCTGGGAGAAGGATGCAACCGACAAGTTTCAGTTTAAGGAGATTGAAGGGTCAGAGGAGATTATTGAGGCTGACCTAGTTTTACTAGCCATGGGATTCCTTGGTCCCGAGTCT ACAATTGCCGAGAAGTTGGGTGTGGACCGAGACAACATGTCAAACTTCAAGGCTGGTTATGGCCACTTCTCAACAAATGTCAAAGGGGTGTTTGCAGCCGGTGATTGTCGCCGTGGTCAGTCCCTGGTGGTGTGGGCGATTTCAGAGGGACGACAAGCAGCAGCACAGGTCGACAACTACCTCGTCAAAGAAGACAAAGACCACCGGAATCAGGATGGCCTTGTCAAGAGACAGCAGGGCCTCTACAAGAAGCAGCATGGAAGCAGCAAACACACGGTGATGACTTATAGGTGGCTCCTCTGA